From the genome of Chelonia mydas isolate rCheMyd1 chromosome 2, rCheMyd1.pri.v2, whole genome shotgun sequence, one region includes:
- the LOC102934823 gene encoding 5-beta-cholestane-3-alpha,7-alpha-diol 12-alpha-hydroxylase, translating to MAFWAAVLCALLASVLGGLYLLGAFRRRRPMEPPLDKGHIPWLGYALDFRKNSAEFLKKMQRRHGDIFTVLIGGYYFTFLMDPLSFGAIVKASRAKLDFEAFAIELVARVFGYRQCKNDHKIVQVSSTKHLMGDGLVVMTQAMMENLQTLMFHNRDSGEERLWQQDGLFHYSYNTVFRAGYLALFGNEPGTGTESKEKTKEHDLIHSEELFDEFRKYDRLFPRLAYAVLPPKDKMEAERLKRLFWKLLSVKNTREKDNISGWISDQEQFLAELGVPEYMRDRFMFLLLWAAQGNTGPSSFWLLLYLMKHPKAMQAVREEVDKVLREAGQEVKPGSPVVNITRDMLMKTPLLDSAVDETLRLTAAPILIRAVVEDLNLKMANGREYALRKGDRVALFPYIAVQMDPEVHPEPYTFKYNRFLNQDGTKKDFYKNGKKLKYFNMPWGAGTSICPGRFFAINEIKLFVFLMLSYYELELVNEKEEIPPIDVSRWGFGSMQPTHDVQFKYRLRI from the coding sequence ATGGCTTTCTGGGCGGCAGTTCTCTGTGCGCTGTTAGCCTCAGTTCTCGGTGGGCTCTATCTCCTGGGAGCCTTTCGAAGGAGGAGACCCATGGAGCCTCCACTGGATAAAGGCCACATTCCGTGGCTGGGGTACGCGCTGGATTTCAGAAAGAACAGCGCAGAGTTCCTGAAAAAGATGCAGAGGAGACATGGGGACATTTTCACAGTGCTGATTGGAGGCTACTACTTCACCTTCCTAATGGACCCCCTCTCTTTTGGAGCCATAGTGAAGGCGTCAAGAGCCAAACTCGACTTTGAGGCGTTTGCCATAGAACTGGTCGCCAGGGTTTTTGGGTATCGCCAGTGTAAAAATGACCATAAGATTGTTCAGGTGTCAAGCACAAAACACCTCATGGGAGATGGGCTAGTGGTCATGACTCAGGCCATGATGGAGAATTTGCAGACCCTCATGTTTCACAACAGGGACTCAGGAGAAGAGAGACTCTGGCAGCAGGATGGGCTCTTCCACTACAGCTACaacactgtcttcagagctggctACCTGGCTTTGTTTGGAAACGAGCCAGGCACAGGGACAGAGAGTAAGGAGAAAACCAAGGAGCATGATCTCATCCACTCCGAAGAGCTGTTTGATGAGTTCCGGAAGTACGACCGCCTCTTCCCCCGCCTGGcctatgctgtgctgcccccTAAGGATAAAATGGAAGCGGAGAGGCTGAAGAGGCTCTTCTGGAAGCTGCTTTCTGTGAAGAACACCCGTGAGAAGGATAACATCAGCGGGTGGATAAGTGACCAAGAACAGTTCCTGGCAGAGCTTGGGGTGCCTGAGTACATGCGGGATCGGTTCATGTTTCTGCTTCTCTGGGCGGCCCAAGGCAACACGGGCCCGAGCTCCTTCTGGCTTCTCTTGTATCTCATGAAGCATCCCAAAGCAATGCAGGCTGTGAGGGAAGAAGTGGACAAAGTTTTAAGAGAGGCTGGCCAGGAAGTGAAGCCAGGTAGCCCTGTGGTTAACATCACCAGGGACATGTTAATGAAAACCCCTCTTCTGGACAGCGCAGTGGATGAGACCCTGCGCCTGACAGCAGCTCCCATTCTGATCAGAGCAGTGGTTGAGGACCTGAATCTCAAGATGGCCAATGGCAGGGAGTACGCCCTCCGCAAAGGGGACAGGGTAGCCCTGTTTCCCTACATCGCAGTGCAGATGGACCCCGAAGTCCATCCTGAGCCTTACACCTTCAAATACAACCGGTTCCTGAACCAAGATGGCACCAAAAAAGATTTCTACAAGAATGggaaaaagctgaaatacttTAACATGCCCTGGGGGGCAGGCACCTCAATCTGTCCTGGACGGTTCTTTGCTATCAATGAAATAAAACTGTTTGTGTTCCTGATGTTGTCTTACTATGAGTTGGAGCTAGTTAACGAGAAAGAGGAGATCCCTCCGATAGACGTGAGCCGATGGGGATTTGGTTCGATGCAGCCCACTCACGATGTCCAGTTTAAATATCGTCTGCGTATTTAA